Genomic DNA from Dioscorea cayenensis subsp. rotundata cultivar TDr96_F1 chromosome 1, TDr96_F1_v2_PseudoChromosome.rev07_lg8_w22 25.fasta, whole genome shotgun sequence:
TAATATGCTTACTCCAAGCCATAACTTAAGATAAAACATAAGTCAATAATtccataacaaattaaatttcaaaacatcaagatgcatataaataaacagaatataaatctaaaaaaattaatgtaaccATGCTTTGAAGGCTTTAGATTACCAACATCACACAATACACACACATGCGGAATCCTAACAACCATATACGagcataaatacataaatattaaccATACAAAAGCACAAAACACCAGATCAGGCTTCAAGGTTGCAGGTTCACAAGAAGATCAAAGCTACACTTATGCATACAAAGATAATTAAGACAagctaaagaaataaaaattaaaaaaaaaaaaaagcatggatcTAACCTCCAACCAAAGAGGAAGCAAGATCCCAGGACTGCAACTATGGCCACCAAGAAAACCTCAAGCTCAGGAGTTGAAGTGCTTCTAAAGGCAAGCACACACACCCACTCTCAGAATTCTAAACCAGCACCAAGCTCTCCTCTTAAAAGCTAAACAAAACACAGGCCAAATAATTAACTCTATCAAGATCCGGTTTTTAAGGGCAAAGAGACAAAAGTGGGGGCCCACTCACCAATAATCTCAGTCAAACCAGTCAAAGCTCTCACTCAGCAAACATTACAACTGCGATCTAGTAACTCACTTAGGAGAAAATTAAGTGTTTGGCTAATTGTTATGGTCAGTTGTAGTTGCTTACTTGGTTAGGAGCAATATACTATTGTTGGCGTTGTAAGATTCATGGTGATTGTTTACCTTGTTCTTATAGTTGCACAACATGCCCATATAGGTGTTTTGGCTTTTTCTATGCAATCATATATAACTCGATGCTATTTGGATGTATTCATTATTGATGACTGCATCAATGTGGTCTATGGTGTCTACTTTGATGTTCAATATTCCTTCCCGAATGTTCTGGCTTTGCATATTGCAAATCAGATGTGCGGCTATGGATTGTTGACTACATCCATGTGGTCGGCAATGTCCTTTTAGATATTTAGTATCCCTTCCAGAACATTTTGATTTACATGTAGCAAATCAAATTTGAGAAGCTAATGTCCTGCTGCAGCCATTATTATTAACTGCATCCGCACTATGAGCCATATCCTCTTTACATGTACAACATTCTTTTCcgaatgttttaattttgcatgTAGTAAATTAGATGTGTGCCACTAATGTTTGAATATGATCATCATTGTTGATTACATTCACATGCTCATTGATGTTCTCATAGATGCTCAATATCCCTTCccacatgtttttattttacatgtagcaaatcattgtttGTTGCATCCATATGGTTAGCGATGTCCTCATAAGTGTTCAGTATCCCATCTCAAAAAATCTGATTTTGCCGTAACAAATCAGATTTACCGTATTGATGTTTGGATGTGGTCATAATTATTGATTACatctttaaaaacaaatatatatatatatatatatatatatatatatatatatatatattttcaaattgttttaaaaaatataaaataatcatgatagtaaaaaaaaatcatcattttaCACATCTCCCTTGGTTGATTTAGCATGGATGTTTTCTtaggttaataaaaaaaataaacataaaaaaacaacataaaccaCATGCTTATATgctacatttattatttttttttttaaaaaaaaatccctcttTCAATAAttgtctctcttttatttttctctcttggCTTATTTTCATGGTTATTAACTACAAAATGagtccaaaattaaaattacaaactaAAACTTGTTCAATaatatgtaaaatttattttttaaagtaaaatttcTTTCTAAATATAGTATAAAATTACTATGGTCTACCCAATATATCATTGTGAATTTAGATGTAATTGTATAATTACTATTAAAACACCTTGTCTTTTAAGTAATTGCTAGgatacataattattattggGTAAATTACACGGTTACCTCCAAACACACATATAGTGAAATGCCTTAACTAAAAACATCATCCATTGATAGTAATGACCTCTAAAAAGAAAGAGCTTCCTGACTGCATTAGCCAATCAATTCCATGCTGAAATCCCACAGTTTCTTGGCTAGGTCCATGTCCAGAGCTTTGGAGCTTGGTGTAGCTAAATTACTGCTATCGAAGTACTTCCCACTCACCCCTTCGACTTGAGGATGCAAAGCTACATAGCAAGTAGTCGCCGCACCCTGCCATGCCGAAGTAGTTATTATCAATTCATCAATTTCTTGAGAAACATAATTGTTGCCAATCCATGAATCATAAGAAATTCATGCAACAGGGCAATACAAAAGGAATACTTTCAGATGAATAGAAGATTATTATCAGATTGGGTTTCAGAATGGCTTGCAAATAAGTGACAAGGcttttatataaaacaaagaaacaaaaacccaaatggattatttattatgcattatttatgtgttttaaCAAACTATCAATGTGCTAAACAAAACTTATGTGATTTATTATCTAaacatcaaaagcaaataaaataccCAAATGTAAGGTGAAACTCACCTGCTGAGCATTTTTCAATACCAATCTCCCAAGCGTACGAGAAATAACTGCAAAAATGTGCAAACACACATGTTAGCTATCAGCCAATATCTTTAGGAGATTAAGTTTACATGATTCATGTACGTTAAATTATATCTAGATCTATTGCTTTTCGTGTACTTCAACTTTAATTCTAATGACTTCAAATAGGCATTCAAAGTACTTGAAACTTGGCGCATCTACAACAAGACCGAGAAGATATTTCATCAAGAGTGTAACCCATGCAATGTTCCAAAAatttccattttgttttttcttataatcCACTCTTTCAGAAACGGTACAATAATTATAGCATCCAATGAACAAATTAAATCCCTGATTCCAATAATGATCTATCCAAGTACAAGAAATTCTACAGAAATATTTCTAAATGCTTTATGGTGATTTCCAGACACTAGTTTTATAAGATGAGAAACTAATGATAAGGGAGTAAAGAGTAAGCTTAAGGAATAGGTAACTAGAAATAAATGCAAGCAAGCCTCAATTTAAAACTTATACTTCATTTCACAAATgatttggtatatatatttaccATCAATGAAACTGTGATAACGCAGAAGATTTGTGATAATAGATCCTGGATGAAGAGAATTAGCAGTTATGTTCACCCCCTCttcctgaaaaaaataaagaaaatgatcaaTTATAACCAAACCATAACAGaagttgaaaaaatatttatggaaaTTGCTGTGTTATATATGAAATTACAAAATAGCAATCgtgcaaattataaattcatCATGTTGGAGCAAAAGCAACTAAAGGAACTACTGGAAAAGCTAATTTGAAAATGATATGTGCAGAATGTTCAAAGATGTAATAGGAGGATGAGAAAAACACTTCTGATGTGGTTATCTTAATCACAGAAAACACTTCTGATGCTTATGTTACTGTTGTGTGAATTTTTGACTTGGAAGAATGCCTTTATGTGTAAAGTGAATAATATATGTTAAATGTACAATATCCATAGAACTCGAAAATGTGTTTCAAGAATTTATAGACGAATGAATACAAACTTTATGATAAAAATTACCTTGAAACGCCTGGTGAGCTCATTGGCATGCAATATGTTTGCAAGTTTTGACTGCCCATAGGCCCAGAAACTAGTATATCTGTAAAtaaaagaggggaaaaaattaACTCACTTGATCAAATGCCAAGATCTAGAGATTAAATAGTAACGCATCTTCTACACAAGCATCaaccattatatataaatactgAATGCCAATTTTCAGAAGAATTCAGAACTTatgcaaataaaactaaaaataaaaacttactctgattcattatttatcttatcaaAGCGAATTCCTTCTCGATAGGCAAACCTATGCCCCTCAGAAGAAACATTCACAATCCTCCCTTCAATGCTACTTTTATGAGCTGTATTCTTCATGTTATCCAATAGAAGATGTGTCAAAAGAAAGTGACCTGCACATAATACATACTTTTTATCGCCCTCAAACAGAACACCACTCAAATAAGTACACTGTTAACAATGTAGCGAGTCACTAATGagcaaaaaacaaatacaaaaccaATACATTTGATGCAGTGATCATTGCATTATAACTgcaaacataaataaacataGAAGTGTGTATTACATACATTCTGGAGGATTATCAAATTTCTTAGTGTAAAACAAACAGATGAAAATCATAAAATGAACCAGCTTGTTAAACAGACTGAAGGGAGAATGGAgttaaacaagaagaaaggtAAACGCCATCCTCTGAGTTTTTAATCAGGCTAATCAGCTTAACTTCTAGAAATGATTTCTCAACTCAATGGTGAGGTAAGAAGACAATATATCACACAAATAaatggcaaacaaatacaaaaccaTTACATTTGATGCAGTGGTCATTACATTTCTACAGgaaacataaacaaacaaagaaatgtaTATTATACACATTGAGGATTACAAAATTTCTCATCATATAAAAAGCAAGTGAAAATGACACAAATCATGCTGGCTTCTTGAGCAAACTGAAGAGAAATGGAGTTAAACAAAAAGGTGAATTGAAAAATCCTCTTAGTTTCTCATCAGCTAACCTTTCAAGCAACAACGAATTTCTCAGATGGTgcatagaaaaaacaaaattcatacCTACGTGATTTGTTGCAAACTGGATCTCTATCCCATCCTGGGAAAGCATAAAGGGAGTGGCCATGACTCCTGCATTGTTGCTATTTCACAAAGTAGATACATAGACATTAGAATCAATCAAACACACAGGCACAGAACACAAcatgaaaaagaacaaaaattaaaacagaaccaaaaaaatcacaaattgcTCACACGAGAATATTCAAGGAGAGGTTAAGAGCATCAAAATCCGAAGCAAACTTCCTCACAGAAGCCATAGAAGTAAGATCCAGCTCCAAGACATCAACTTTAGCAGAAGGAATCTCATTCAAGATCGAATCTTTGACAACGGAACCAGAAGACAAGTTCCTAACAGCCATGACGACATGAACACCTCGCAGTGCCAGAACACGCGCCGTTTCGGATCCAATCCCACTTGATGCTCCTGCAACTCCATTCAATAAGCACCAAAAAGCAATCTTTCACAGAtagaagaacaaagaaatgaATAGAGATGTAGAGAGGAAGACCTGTGACGACGGCGGTGAGGCCGGAGCCATCAAGGCCTTCGGTGACCTCCTCAGCGGTGGAATACCATGAGAATCCAGACGCACCTCTTCTGCTAAATGGCCACATctttctctcctctctctctctctctctctctctctctctctaatggCAAAGGAAACAGAATGAAATTGTAAACAAGAGTTTGAAAGGTTTGTATTTGTGGGAAGCCAGAGAAGTCAACAGAAATAcggacaaataataataa
This window encodes:
- the LOC120260303 gene encoding short-chain dehydrogenase TIC 32, chloroplastic-like; the protein is MWPFSRRGASGFSWYSTAEEVTEGLDGSGLTAVVTGASSGIGSETARVLALRGVHVVMAVRNLSSGSVVKDSILNEIPSAKVDVLELDLTSMASVRKFASDFDALNLSLNILVNNAGVMATPFMLSQDGIEIQFATNHVGHFLLTHLLLDNMKNTAHKSSIEGRIVNVSSEGHRFAYREGIRFDKINNESEYTSFWAYGQSKLANILHANELTRRFKEEGVNITANSLHPGSIITNLLRYHSFIDVISRTLGRLVLKNAQQGAATTCYVALHPQVEGVSGKYFDSSNLATPSSKALDMDLAKKLWDFSMELIG